The following coding sequences are from one Gossypium hirsutum isolate 1008001.06 chromosome A12, Gossypium_hirsutum_v2.1, whole genome shotgun sequence window:
- the LOC107947108 gene encoding mitochondrial adenine nucleotide transporter ADNT1 isoform X2, whose product MASEDVKRSESAVTTIVNLAEEAKFAKEGVQAPSHAFLSICKSLFAGGVAGGVSRSAVAPLERLKILLQNPHGIKYNGTIQGLKYIWKTEGFRGMFKGNGTNCARIIPNSAVKFFSYEEASKGILYLYRQQSGNEDAQLTPLLRLGAGACAGIIAMSATYPMDMVRGRLTVQTEMSPRHYRGIFHALTTVLREEGPRALYKGWLPSVIGVVPYVGLNFAVYESLKDWLIKIRPFGLVEDSELGVTTKLACGAAAGTVGQTVAYPLDVIRRRMQMVGWKDAASVVTGDGNSKAPLEYTGMVDAFRKTVRCEGFGALYKGLVPNSVKVVPSIAIAFVTYELVKDVLGVELRISD is encoded by the exons ATGGCGTCTGAGGACGTGAAAAGGAGCGAGTCGGCTGTCACGACGATTGTGAATCTGGCGGAAGAAGCGAAGTTCGCTAAGGAAGGAGTTCAAGCGCCGAGCCACGCGTTCCTTAGTATTTGCAAGTCTCTATTCGCTGGTGGTGTCGCCGGTGGAGT GTCACGTAGTGCTGTTGCCCCCCTAGAAAGATTAAAGATTTTACTTCAG AATCCGCATGGTATAAAATACAATGGAACAATCCAGggtttaaaatatatatggaaaACTGAGGGTTTTAGAGGAATGTTTAAAGGCAATGGTACTAATTGTGCTCGCATCATCCCAAACTCAGCCGTGAAGTTTTTTAGCTATGAGGAAGCATCTAA GGGGATTTTATACCTTTACCGACAGCAATCAGGAAATG AGGATGCTCAACTCACGCCACTTCTACGCCTTGGAGCTGGTGCATGTGCTGGAATCATTGCCATGTCAGCCACTTATCCAATGGATATGGTACGAGGTCGTCTAACTGTCCAG ACCGAGATGTCACCTCGCCACTATAGAGGAATCTTTCATGCTCTTACAACAGTCTTGCGGGAAGAAGGACCTCGTGCTTTGTACAAAGGCTGGTTACCTTCAGTAATAGGAGTT GTACCCTATGTAGGTCTTAACTTTGCGGTTTACGAATCTCTGAAAGACTGGTTGATCAAAATCAGACCATTTGGGCTAGTCGAGGACTCTGAATTAGGTGTCACAACAAAGCTGGCATGTGGAGCTGCTGCTGGAACCGTTGGTCAGACAGTTGCTTACCCTCTTGATGTCATTCGACGTAGAATGCAGATGGTGGGCTGGAAAGATGCAGCTTCAGTTGTCACTGGTGATGGGAATAGCAAGGCTCCCCTTGAATATACCGGTATGGTTGATGCATTCAGGAAAACAGTTCGGTGTGAGGGTTTTGGAGCATTATACAAGGGTTTGGTTCCCAATTCAGTGAAG GTGGTTCCATCGATAGCAATTGCATTCGTCACATACGAGTTGGTGAAGGATGTTCTTGGGGTTGAGTTAAGGATATCTGATTGA
- the LOC107947107 gene encoding protein SPA1-RELATED 2: MDEEIIEEVAPIDAAEGAHLQGKEVEYLVKPDNCNLLVSQEMVIPVEVNASFRVLGDVLEGKNALEHGCTSPCTYNDENDMVEELTLRNYNGSNIPVVGTSKDREKTQMRQNHWQHLYQLASGSGSGGSCGKMDNSQAMPSMPLDARCASFPEILGHKPLSDGQTEAAAQLIGGENNEVSGSQPSHGGIKTKILSKSGFSEFFVKTTLKGKGIICRGPSHDASRVDIRHRNNTKSTGQTMVAPIPPVKAAGSPLVASNTSLILDNRAVVTSPNGIIVPRAGEHDHDGINLREWLKVQSHKANKAECLYIFRQIVDLVDYSHSQGAILHDLRPSCFKLLQANQVKYIGSGVQKGLLDTMLDKDSSPSENFMTRRRPMKQGMISSTGLCAKKQKINENTNLTRWPLFHSRANLKNETINTQFSHNESSEHCPNAQFSNFGSSHSSNSAQHQSVSVNEQLEEKWYASPEEINEGVCSILSNIYSLGVLLFELLCQFESERAHAAAMLDLRHRIFPPTFLSENLKEAGFCLRLLHPEPSLRPTTRDILQSEVLNGFQEVFAEELSSSINRDDTESELLLHFLGLSKEKKQKHASKLMEDIACLEADIKEVEKRRHFSRKPLTYSSINVRECRHHSKEPPISEMHSSLYPFSSDNEMRLMRNINQLESAYFSMRSRVPFHETDSMRRPDKDLLKNRDNGHLTQNNEEIPSPPDSLGVFFDGLCKYARYSKFEVRGIMRSGEFNNSANVICSLSFDRDEDYFAAAGVSKKIKIFEFNALFNDSVDIHYPVIEMLNKSKLSCVCWNNYIKNYLASTDYDGLVKLWDASTGQAISHYIEHEKRAWSVDFSQVYPTKLASGSDDCSVKLWSINEKNCLGTIRNIANVCCVQFSAHSPHLLAFGSADYKTYCYDLRNARAPWCVLDGHDKAVSYVKFLDSETVVTASTDNTLKLWDLNKTSSGGMSSNACSLTFCGHTNEKNFVGLSVVDGFIACGSETNEVYAYYRSLPMPITSHKFGSIDPISGKDTDDDNGLFVSSVCWRGKSDMVVAANSSGCIKVLQMV, from the exons ATGGATGAAGAAATAATTGAAGAAGTAGCTCCAATAGATGCAGCTGAGGGGGCTCACCTTCAGGGCAAAGAGGTTGAGTATTTGGTCAAACCTGACAACTGCAACCTGTTGGTGTCCCAAGAAATGGTGATACCGGTTGAGGTTAATGCTTCATTCCGTGTTCTTGGTGATGTATTGGAAGGAAAGAATGCGTTGGAACATGGGTGTACTAGCccttgtacttataatgatgaaAATGACATGGTTGAAGAGTTAACTTTGAGAAACTATAATGGCTCTAACATACCCGTAGTTGGTACATCAAAGGATAGAGAAAAAACGCAGATGAGGCAGAACCATTGGCAACATCTTTATCAGTTGGCAAGCGGATCAGGAAGTGGGGGTTCATGCGGCAAGATGGACAACAGTCAGGCAATGCCAAGTATGCCACTGGATGCAAGGTGTGCATCTTTTCCTGAAATTTTGGGTCACAAACCTTTGAGTGATGGGCAGACTGAAGCTGCAGCACAATTGATTGGTGGTGAAAATAATGAGGTTTCTGGCAGTCAGCCATCTCATGGAGGTATCAAGACAAAGATTTTATCAAAATCAGGATTTTCTGAATTTTTTGTTAAAACTACATTGAAAGGTAAGGGCATTATATGTAGAGGTCCATCTCATGATGCCTCCAGAGTTGACATTAGACATCGAAATAACACAAAATCTACCGGGCAAACTATGGTGGCTCCTATTCCTCCTGTGAAAGCTGCTGGAAGCCCTTTGGTGGCTTCTAATACTTCACTAATCTTGGATAATAGAGCTGTTGTGACTTCTCCCAATGGGATCATAGTGCCAAGGGCTGGTGAGCATGATCATGATGGGATAAACTTGAGAGAATGGCTGAAAGTTCAGTCTCATAAAGCAAACAAAGCTGAGTGCTTGTATATATTTAGACAAATTGTGGATCTGGTTGATTATTCTCATTCTCAAGGAGCTATCTTGCATGACTTGCGCCCTTCTTGCTTCAAGTTGTTGCAAGCTAATCAGGTTAAATATATTGGTTCAGGTGTTCAGAAAGGACTTCTAGATACTATGTTGGATAAAGATTCCTCTCCTTCTGAGAACTTTATGACTAGGAGAAGGCCAATGAAGCAGGGGATGATTTCCTCAACTGGTCTTTGTGCTAAAAAGCAAAAGATCAATGAGAACACAAACTTGACTAGGTGGCCTCTGTTCCATTCTAGAGCTAACCTCAAAAATGAAACCATAAACACCCAATTTTCTCACAATGAATCTAGCGAACATTGCCCAAATGCACAATTTAGCAATTTTGGAAGCTCTCATTCTTCTAATTCAGCTCAGCATCAGTCAGTCTCTGTGAATGAGCAGTTGGAAGAGAAGTGGTATGCTAGTCCAGAGGAAATCAATGAAGGTGTTTGCTCAATTTTATCTAATATATACAGTTTGGGTGTGCTGCTTTTTGAG TtgctttgtcaatttgaatctgaGAGAGCACATGCTGCTGCAATGTTGGATCTACGCCATAGGATTTTTCCTCCAACTTTTCTATCAGAAAATCTCAAGGAAGCTGGATTTTGTCTTAGACTACTTCACCCAGAACCTTCTTTGCGCCCAACAACCAG GGATATCCTACAATCTGAAGTTCTTAATGGATTCCAAGAAGTATTTGCTGAAGAACTGTCGTCATCCATTAACCGAGATGATACTGAATcagaattattattgcatttcCTTGGTTTATCAAAAGAGAAAAAGCAGAAGCATGCCTCGAAATTAATGGAAGATATTGCTTGCTTGGAAGCAGATATTAAAGAGGTTGAGAAAAGAAGGCACTTTTCTAGAAAACCTTTAACTTATTCTTCCATCAATGTGAGGGAATGTAGGCACCATAGTAAAGAACCTCCAATCTCAGAGATGCATTCAAGTTTATACCCGTTTTCCAGtgacaatgaaatgaggttaatgAGAAATATCAATCAGCTTGAATCTGCTTATTTCTCTATGAGGTCAAGAGTCCCTTTTCATGAGACCGATTCTATGAGACGGCCAGATAAGGATTTACTGAAAAATCGTGACAATGGGCATTTGACACAAAACAATGAAGAAATACCGAGTCCTCCTGATAGCCTTGGAGTATTCTTTGATGGTTTGTGTAAGTATGCTCGATATAGCAAGTTTGAAGTCCGTGGGATAATGAGAAGTGGGGAGTTCAACAACTCTGCGAATGTAATCTGTTCTTTAAGTTTTGATCGTGATGAGGATTATTTTGCTGCTGCTGGTGTCTCtaagaaaataaagatatttgaatttaatgCACTTTTTAATGACTCTGTTGATATTCATTATCCAGTCATTGAGATGTTAAACAAATCAAAGCTTAGCTGTGTTTGCTGGAATAACTATATCAAGAACTATCTGGCTTCAACTGACTACGACGGTCTGGTTAAG TTATGGGATGCAAGCACCGGTCAAGCTATCTCTCATTATATTGAACATGAAAAGAGAGCCTGGTCTGTTGACTTTTCTCAGGTGTATCCAACAAAATTGGCTAGTGGCAGTGATGACTGTTCCGTGAAACTATGGAGCATTAACGAG AAAAACTGCTTAGGAACCATCAGGAACATTGCAAATGTCTGCTGTGTTCAGTTTTCTGCTCACTCCCCTCATTTACTGGCATTTGGTTCTGCGGATTACAAAACGTATTGCTATGATCTTCGGAATGCTAGAGCCCCATGGTGTGTTCTTGATGGTCATGATAAAGCTGTGAGCTATGTGAAGTTCCTGGACTCGGAAACTGTAGTTACTGCTTCCACTGACAACACATTAAAGCTTTGGGATCTCAATAAAACTAGCAGTGGGGGCATGTCCTCTAATGCTTGCAGCTTAACATTTTGTGGACATACAAATGAGAAG AATTTTGTTGGATTATCCGTTGTTGATGGTTTTATAGCATGTGGCTCAGAAACAAATGAG
- the LOC107947108 gene encoding mitochondrial adenine nucleotide transporter ADNT1 isoform X1, protein MASEDVKRSESAVTTIVNLAEEAKFAKEGVQAPSHAFLSICKSLFAGGVAGGVSRSAVAPLERLKILLQVQNPHGIKYNGTIQGLKYIWKTEGFRGMFKGNGTNCARIIPNSAVKFFSYEEASKGILYLYRQQSGNEDAQLTPLLRLGAGACAGIIAMSATYPMDMVRGRLTVQTEMSPRHYRGIFHALTTVLREEGPRALYKGWLPSVIGVVPYVGLNFAVYESLKDWLIKIRPFGLVEDSELGVTTKLACGAAAGTVGQTVAYPLDVIRRRMQMVGWKDAASVVTGDGNSKAPLEYTGMVDAFRKTVRCEGFGALYKGLVPNSVKVVPSIAIAFVTYELVKDVLGVELRISD, encoded by the exons ATGGCGTCTGAGGACGTGAAAAGGAGCGAGTCGGCTGTCACGACGATTGTGAATCTGGCGGAAGAAGCGAAGTTCGCTAAGGAAGGAGTTCAAGCGCCGAGCCACGCGTTCCTTAGTATTTGCAAGTCTCTATTCGCTGGTGGTGTCGCCGGTGGAGT GTCACGTAGTGCTGTTGCCCCCCTAGAAAGATTAAAGATTTTACTTCAG GTGCAGAATCCGCATGGTATAAAATACAATGGAACAATCCAGggtttaaaatatatatggaaaACTGAGGGTTTTAGAGGAATGTTTAAAGGCAATGGTACTAATTGTGCTCGCATCATCCCAAACTCAGCCGTGAAGTTTTTTAGCTATGAGGAAGCATCTAA GGGGATTTTATACCTTTACCGACAGCAATCAGGAAATG AGGATGCTCAACTCACGCCACTTCTACGCCTTGGAGCTGGTGCATGTGCTGGAATCATTGCCATGTCAGCCACTTATCCAATGGATATGGTACGAGGTCGTCTAACTGTCCAG ACCGAGATGTCACCTCGCCACTATAGAGGAATCTTTCATGCTCTTACAACAGTCTTGCGGGAAGAAGGACCTCGTGCTTTGTACAAAGGCTGGTTACCTTCAGTAATAGGAGTT GTACCCTATGTAGGTCTTAACTTTGCGGTTTACGAATCTCTGAAAGACTGGTTGATCAAAATCAGACCATTTGGGCTAGTCGAGGACTCTGAATTAGGTGTCACAACAAAGCTGGCATGTGGAGCTGCTGCTGGAACCGTTGGTCAGACAGTTGCTTACCCTCTTGATGTCATTCGACGTAGAATGCAGATGGTGGGCTGGAAAGATGCAGCTTCAGTTGTCACTGGTGATGGGAATAGCAAGGCTCCCCTTGAATATACCGGTATGGTTGATGCATTCAGGAAAACAGTTCGGTGTGAGGGTTTTGGAGCATTATACAAGGGTTTGGTTCCCAATTCAGTGAAG GTGGTTCCATCGATAGCAATTGCATTCGTCACATACGAGTTGGTGAAGGATGTTCTTGGGGTTGAGTTAAGGATATCTGATTGA